A stretch of DNA from Nocardioides sp. Arc9.136:
GACGGCGACCGCAGCACCCCGGTGATCGTGGGCGTGACGGTGGACTCCGAGGGCGACTACTTCGTCCACTACGAGGCCACCACCGGGGCCACCGGCTGACCCGCTGGGCCCCACCCGGCCCGCCCTGTCGGCCGATCTGCACAGGATCTGCACACGTCGTCCCCTGCTCCCGGCGCCCCGCGCTCCTACGCTCGCGGTCATGAGCAGCGCACGCCGTCGCGTCCTCGTCGTCGAGGACGACCCGGTGATCAACCAGGCCCTCGCCGACCGGCTGACCGCGGAGGGGTACGACGTGGTCCGGGCCGTCGACGGGCCCGGCGGCGTGGCGGCGTACGCCGAGCACGCGCCCGACCTGGTCGTGCTCGACCTGATGCTGCCCGGGTTCGACGGCCACGAGGTGTGCCGGCGGATCCAGGCCGACCGGCCGGTGCCGGTGCTGATGCTCACCGCGCGTGCGGAGGAGGCCGACGTCCTCGTGGGGCTGGCGGTCGGGGCCGACGACTACCTGACCAAGCCGTTCCGGATGCGCGAGCTGGTCGCCCGGGTGGCCGCCCTGCTGCGCCGCGTCGAGCGGGCCGGTGAGCTGGCGGGCCGTCGGGCCCTCGAGGTGGGGGACCTGCGGGTCGACGCACCGGCCCGGCGGGTGTGGCGCGGGCAGGAGGAGGTGCGGCTGACGCCGACCGAGTTCGACCTGCTCCTGTGCCTGGCGGCGACGCCCGGCGCGGTCGTCACCCGCGAGCGCCTCCTGGCGGAGGTGTGGGGCTGGGGCGGTGCGTCCGGGACGCGGACGGTCGACAGCCACGTCAAGGGGCTGCGGGCGAAGATCGGGGCGGACCGGGTCCGGACCGTGCACGGCGTCGGGTACGCCCTCGAGACCGCCCCGGATGGTGCGTCGTGACGCCGCAGCCGCTCGCGCCGGTCGGCTCGATCAAGGTCAAGCTCGGCCTGCTGGTCGCGGCCAGCGTGCTGGTCGCGGCGACGGTCGCCACGCTGGGCCGGGCCGCGGGCGTGCCGGCCTGGCTGGGCATCCCGGTCACCGTCGCCCTCGCGCTCGCGGTGACCCAGCTGCTCGCGGTCGGCATGACCTCGCCGCTGCGGCAGATGACGGCGGCCGCGCGGCGGATGGCGACCGGCGACCACGCCGTGCGGGTGGCGGAGACCTCGCGCGACGAGGTGGGCGAGCTGGCGCGGGCGTTCAACACGATGGCCCGCGAGCTCGCCAGCGTCGACCGGCAGCGCCGGGAGCTCGTGGCGAACGTCAGCCACGAGCTGCGGACGCCGCTGACCGGCCTGCGGGCGGTGCTGGAGAACCTCGTCGACGGCGTCGGTCCCGCCGATCCCGCGGCGCTCCAGGCGGCGCTGGACCAGGCCGAGCGCACCAGCGGCCTGGTCGAGGACCTCCTCGACCTCGCCCGGGTGGACGCCGGCCGCGCCCCGCTCACCCCCCAGCCGGTCCGGCTCGCAGGGCTGTTGGCCGACGCCGTCGCGGAGGCGAAGGTGCTCGGCCGCCCGGTGTCGTACGACGTGCGCGTCGAGCCGGCGGACCTGGTCGTCGCCGCCGACCCGGCGCGGTTGCGCCAGCTCGTGGCGAACCTGCTCGACAACGCCTCGCGTCACAGTCCCGCGGGGGCGAAGGTGCGGGTGAGCGGCGTGCAGGCGGGGGAGCGCTACCTGCTGGAGGTCGCCGACGAGGGACCGGGCGTGCCGACGACGGACCGCGAGCGGGTCTTCGAGCGGTTCGGCACCCTCGGTGGTGCCGGCGACGGCACCGGCGGCACGGGCCTCGGGCTCGCGATCGCCCGGTGGGTGAGCGACCTGCACGGCGGGACGATCGGGTTCGTCGACCCCGAGGCGGACAGGAGCGGCGCCCGGGTGCGGGTCGACCTGCCGCTGGCGCCGCGGGAGCGGGTGACCGTCACGGCTCCCTCCTCCCCGGCGCCGGGTGGCGAGCCCCCCGAGCAGCCGGCCGAGGAGCCGGCCGAGGAGCCGGCCGAGGAGCCGGCCGAGGGGCCGGACCCGGCTGACCGACCGGTGGCCCCGCCCGGCCTGCTCGACGAGCTCTTCGCGGGGTTCTGGCCGGCCCGCGCCGTGCCGCCGCGGGTCGGGCTGCTCGCCGGCGCGGTCGCCACCGGTGTGCTGGCGGCGGCGCTGCTGCCCGACCGCGGCTTGGGCCTCGGGACGTTCCTCGTGCTGCTCGCCGCCGGCGGGGTGCTGGTGGCCGCGAGCCCGCACCGCCGCGAGCCCTGGACGGCGGCCTGCGCCGCGCTGTCCCTCCTGCTGGCCGCGACCGCGCTGCTGCGCGACGCGGAGTGGCTCGTCGTGCTCTGCCTGCTCGCCGGGGTGGCCACGGCGCTGTGCGGGGCCACGCGGGCCCGCACCGCGGCCGGGATCGTGCTCTCGGGCCTGGCCTGGCCGCTGGCCGGCCTGCGCGGGCTGCCCTGGCTGGGCCGCACGGTCGGGACCCTCACCGGGCTCGGCCGGGGCGCCGCCGTGCTGCGCACCGTCGTGTGGTCGGTGCTCGGCCTGGTGGTGTTCGGCGCGCTGCTCGTCTCCGCCGACGCCCTGCTCGCGCGGTGGGCCGACGCGGTGGTGCCCGACCTGACCTCCGACCTGCTGGTGGCGCGGGTCTTCCTCACGGTGGCGGTCGGCGGCGTCGTGCTGGCCGCGGCGTACCTCGCCCTCGACCCCCCGCGTGTCGACCGCACCGAGCGCGGCCCGCGCCCGGTCGCGCGCCGGTTCGAGTGGCTGGCTCCGGTCCTGGTCGTCATCGGCGTCTTCGCGGTGTTCCTCGCCGCGCAGGCGACCGTCGTCCTCGCCGGGCACGACCACCTGCGGCGGACGACGGGGCTGACCTACGCGGAGTACGTCCACCAGGGGTTCGGCCAGCTGACCGTCGCCACCGCGCTCACCCTCCTGGTGGTGTGGGCCGCCGCCCGGAAGGCGCCCCGGGCGACCCCCGCCGACCGGGCGTGGCTGCGCGGGGCCCTCGGCCTGCTCTGCCTGGAGACCCTGGTCGTGGTCGCCTCCGCGCTGTACCGGATGCACCTCTACCAGGAGGCCTACGGCTTCACCCGCCTGCGCCTGCTCGTCGACGTCGTCGAGGGCTGGCTGGGGCTGCTCGTGCTCGCGGTGCTCCTCGCCTGCCTGGTCGGCCGGCGGACGACCTGGTTCCCGCGGTTCGCGCTCGTCAGCGGCGTCGTCGCGCTGCTCGGCCTGGCCGCGGTCAACCCCGACGCCTGGGTGGCCGAGCACAACCTCGAGCGGTACGCCGACACCGGCCGCCTCGACCCGGCCTACCTGCAGGGGCTCTCCGACGACGCGGTGCCCGCGCTGGTCGACCGCTCCGCGGACCTGCCCGACGACCTGCGCGCGGGCGTGCTGGCCGGCCGCGAGCGGACCGGGCAGGACGGCGACGTGTGGGAGTGGAACCTCGGGCGGTCGCGCGCGGACGACGCGCTGGCCGGCGCGACCCTCACCGAGCCGGCCGCGGGGTGCGCGTCCCGGACGACGGTGGACTAGCGGGCCGGCCCGGCTGAGGGCCGGCCCAGGACCGGCTCAGGACCGGCTCTTGCGGGTCTCCTTGCGGTTCGCCTTCTTGATCGCCTCGACCAGCTCGTCCTTCTTCATCGTCGAGCGGCCGGAGATGTCGAGCTTCTTCGCGAGGTCCATCAGGTGCTTCTTGCTGGCGTTGGCGTCGACGCCCTCGGCGGTCCCCCCGCCCTCGCGCGCGGAGCCGCCGGACTTGCTCGCCTGCTTGTCGGACGGGCCCTTCCCGTCCTTGGCCTCCCAGTGGTCGCCGACCTTCTCGAAGGAGTGCTTGAGCGCGGCGAACGCGGTGCGGTGCGCGCGCTCGCCCTCGCCGTACTCGTCGACAGCGCTGTCGTGGGCCTTGGACCAGGTGCGCTGGGCCTTCTTCGGCGAGCGCTGGATGGTCGAGGGCAGCTCTTCCTTGGCGGGCATCGTGGCCTCCTGGACGCATCGGACGGTGGTGTGCGGTCCTGGTACCCACCGGTAGGCACGCCGATCCCGCACGCGGGGTGACCGCGCGCTACAGTGGACGGGCCGGTCCGCGACGTACCTCCGCCGTCGTCGCAGGACCGGAGCCGCGGCCACCGACCGGTGGTCGCCAGATCCACACCGCGTGCGGACGTCTGCCTCGCCAGTCGTCGCCTCGCCCCCGCAGCAGCGGCCGGCAGCGCGTGCGGTGTCGGTGTCCCGCCGTGCTTGTGCACGGCACCGGGAGGAGAAGGCTTTGGCTCGAGGAGGCCAGCGCCGGACCGGCGCGCCCCGCAACGCCCCGCGCCGCCGCGCACGGGAGCTCGACAACGAGGGACTAATCCCGGTCCTCGCCCGCGCCGTGCGCGAGGTCGAGGCCAGTGCCCAGCGCGGCACGGTCAGCCCGTCGGCGCGCACGAAGTTCCAGGTCGTCGCCCTGCTCGCCCGCGAGGAGCGCTCGCGCGTCAAGGCCGACACCGAGCAGACCGAGGCCCAGAAGGCCGAGCAGCTCAAGCGGCTCGACGGCATCGGCACGATCCTGGCCAAGACCACCGCCCGCGACACCTCGCTGCTCTCGCTGCTGGCCGAGGACGCGCAGGTCTCCGACTCCGCCCACGAGCTGAAGCTGCGGATGCTCCGCGCCGCCGGGATGGAGCCGGACCCCGAGCCCGAGCCCGAGGCCGAGGAGGCGCTGGTCGGCACACCGGTCACCGAGCGCCGCGTCGTGCCGCAGTCGGTCATCGCCCGCCAGCTCGCCAACCCGTTCCTGGCCCCCGACTTCAGCGTCGCCGAGGCCCGTGCCAGCCACCCCCGCCGGCTGGCGACCTGGGAGCTGCTCGGCCCGCTCTTCCGCTCCTTCGAGTACGGCGGCGCCGGGGCCGTGTCCTGCATGCCGCTCCCGGACCCCGAGGAGGTCAAGGTCCCGGGTGACCGCGAGCTGATGCCGCACCAGGCGCAGCTGGTGGCCGCGGCCGCGAAGGGACACCGCACCTTCCTGCTCGCCGACGAGCCCGGCCTGGGCAAGACCGCGCAGGCCCTGCTGGCCGCGCAGGCCGCCGAGGCGTTCCCGCTGCTGGTCGTCGTGCCGAACGTCGTGAAGACCAACTGGGCCCGCGAGGCCGGTCTGTGGGTGCCCAACCGCCCCGTGACCGTCATCCACGGCGACGGCGCGAACGTCGACGGCTTCGCCGACATCGTGGTCGTCAACTACGAGGTGCTCGACCGCCACGTCGGCTGGCTCGGGGACTTCGGCTTCCGCGGGATGGTCGTCGACGAGGCGCACTTCATCAAGAACAAGACCTCCCAGCGCTCCCAGCACGTGCTGCAGCTCTCCGACCGGATCCGCCAGCGCATCGGCCGGCCGCTGATGATGGCGCTGACCGGCACGCCGCTGATCAACGACATCGAGGACTTCCGCGCGATCTGGCAGTTCCTCGGCTGGATCGACGACAAGCGCCCGCTGGGCCGGCTCATGGACGCCCTCGAGGACACCGGTCTGACCCCGGCCGACCCGCCGTTCTACCCCGCGGCGCGCCGCTGCGTCATCGACATGGGCATCGTGCGCCGCCGCAAGGTCGACGTCGCCGCCGACATCCCCGCCCGCCGGGTCGCCGACCTCCCGGTCGAGCTGGACGACGAGGCCGGCCGCTCCATCCGCGCCGCCGAGCGCGAGCTCGCGCGCCGCCTCGTGGAGCGGTACGACACCGCGCTGGCCACCCGCACGTCGGGCCAGACAGTCGAGGGCATCGACCACGAGCTGGTGCGCCGCGTCGCGACGTGGGAGCGCGAGGACACCACCGACAACACCTCGGGCGAGAACGTCTTCGGGATGATGCGCCGCATCGGCCAGGCCAAGGCCGGGCTCGCCGCCGACTACGCCGCCCAGCTCGCGCGCAACGTGGGCAAGGTGGTGTTCTTCGCCAAGCACGTCGACGTGATGGACGTCGCCGAGGACACCTTCGCCCGCCGCGGGATCCGGTACTCCTCCATCCGCGGCGACCAGACCTCCCAGGCCCGGCAGCGCAACATCGACGCGTTCGTCAACGACCCCGAGGTCGAGATCGTCGTCTGCTCGCTGACCGCGGCCGGCGTCGGGCTCAACCTGCAGGTCGCCTCCAACCTGGTGCTGGCCGAGCTGTCGTGGACCGACGCCGAGCAGACCCAGGCGATCGACCGCATCCACCGCATCGGGCAGGAGGAGCCGGTCACCGCCTGGCGGATCATCGCCGCGCAGACCCTCGACACCCGGATCGCCGAGCTCATCGACAGCAAGGCCGGCCTCGCCGCCCGCGCGCTCGACGGGTCCGACACCGAGCTGCCCAACAGCGCCGACATCCAGCTCGAGGCCCTGGTCGCGATGCTGACCGACGCGCTGGTCAAGCGCGGGGACGCCGCCTGATGCGGACCGGCCGGCGGCGTCGTACGACGGGCGCGGGCGCCGTGGCGGTGCTCGCGGCGCTGGCCCTGGCCGGCTGCTCCTCCGAGCCCGAGCCGCTGCCGGTCGGGCCGGACGGGTCGGGCGCCTACCGGTCGGCCGAGCGGATCACCGCGACGCTGCCGACGCCCGACGGCGACGGACCCGCGCTCGGCCGCGCCGAGATCGCGCCGTCCGGCGACGGCGTGCGGCTCGAGGTGCGGGTCAAGGAGGCCGACACCGGCACCTGGACCGTCGCGCTGCTGCCGGGCACGACCTGCGACGAGCAGGCGGAGGCCGGCCAGGACGAGCAGGGCGCCGGCCTGCCCGACCTCCCCGACCTCGAGGTGGGGGAGACCGGCTCGGGCCTGCTGGACGCCGAGCTGGACCTGACCATGGCGGACCTCGAGGACGGCGCAGCCCTGGTCGTCGACGGGCCCGGGGGCACCAGCTGCGGGAACCTCGCGGACTACTGATCCGCCGGTGCGCAGCGGTGCCGGCGGGTACCGGACCGGGCATGACCACCGAACCGCTGACCCCCGAGCCCCTGACCGACCCCGATCCCGACATCGTGCCGAGCACCGACCCGGCCACCTCGCCGATCCCCACGCCCGACACCCCGCCGACGGAGCCGTCCCCCGCGGGTGCCTGACCGCCCGCCGCCGCGGCGGGCTTGACCTGGGACGATGCGGGCGTGAACGCGCCCGTCGACCCCTCCCCGCCCCTCGCGCGGGTGCTGCTGGGGCTGCTGGTCCTGGCGGTGACCCTGGTGCTGCTCGGCGCCCCGGTGTGGGCGTTCATGCACGGCTCGGCCTCCGGGTGGACCGACGAGCGCACGGTCCTCGCCCGGGTCGCCGCCGGTGCCGAGTGCCGCACCGGGCCGCCGCCGGGGGACCCACGCACCTGCGACGCGACGTGGCGGGACGGCGACGCGGTCGTCGAGGGCGAGGTGAGCGACCGGTACGGCGGGCCGGAGCCGCGCGCCGGCGAGGACGTCGAGGCCCGCGTCGTGGGCGACGGCCTGGCCTTCACCGGCTACCAGGGAGCGCTGCTCGGCTGGGGCCTCGCCGCGCCGTACCTCGCGGTCGGCGGGCTGGCGCTCGGCGCGCTGGCGGTGGCCGGACTGGTGCGGATCGACCCGCGCTGGGCCGCCCCCGGTGGGAGCCGGCCGGGGCGGCCCCCGGCCGAGACGGTCAGAACAGCCCGCGCGACCCCAGGAACCGGTCGACGGAGATCCGCAGCGCCACCCGCTCGGCGTTCTCGCGCGGCTGGCGGTAGCGGCCGGCATACCGCTCGACGGCGCGCGCCACGTCGCCGGCGTCGGAGGTGACCACGGCCGTCCCCTCGAGCGTCGACCAGCGGGCCCCGTCGACCTGGCACACCGCGACCGGACCGGGGGCGGCGAGCAGGTTGCGCACCTTGCGGGAGGTGCGCGAGGAGATCACCCAGGCGCACTGCTGCTCCGGGTCCAGCGCGCAGCCGACCGGGACGACGTGCGGGCGGCCGTCGGGCCGCAGCGTGGTGAGCGTGCACAGGTGCCGCTCGGTCCACATCTGTGCGAGCGGGGCGGGCAGGGACGACCAACCGGGCCGGAAGGAGCTCACGGACGGTGACGCTACCCGCCGGCGGGCGGGCACCCGTCCGGCCGGACCCAGCGCTGGACCCAGCGCTCGATCCGGCGCTAGATCCAGCGCTGGAACCAGATCCGGTCGAGCCACTCCGAGTGCGTGAGCAGCCCGTTGGTGTAGACCGGCCAGAACCAGGCGAAGTTCAGCAGCACCAGCACGACGAAGGAGCCCGAGAGCACCACGCCGACCGTCCGGCGTGGGGTCGGGACGCGCGAGGGCCCGACCAACCTGCCCATGGCGAGCACGATCGCGATCACGACGAACGGCAGCGAGAGCGAGACGTAGAACAGGAAGATCGGCCGGTCGTCGTACTGCAGCCAGGGCAGCCAGGTCGACGCCGTCCCCACCACGGCCACGCCCGCCCGCCAGTCCCGGGCGCCGACCCAGGTGGCGACGGCGACGAGCAGGGCGAGCAGCCCGCCCCACCACAGGACCGGGGTGCCCAGCAGCAGCACCTGGCGCAGGCAGTCGCTGCCCTCCGGTGCGTCGCAGCCCCGGGTGCCCGGCTCGATCCCGGTGTCGGCCGCGACGCCGACCGGCCGGTTCATCAGCAGCCAGCCCGACGGCTTCGAGGCGTAGGTGTGCGAGCTGCAGCTGAGGAAGTGGGTGTGGAAGGTGAACAGGTCCTGGTGGTAGCTCCACAGCGACCTCAGCGACTGCACGGCCTCGGCCGGGCCGGAGGCGTCGGGCTCGGTGGCGGTCGGCCAGCGCCTCCCCTCCGCCGGCGCCCCGTCGACGAACGAGTCGCCCTCGCACTGGCCGGTGCCGGAGTAGCGGGTGTACTGGGTGGAGGACAGGCTCTGCTCGTACTCCGGGGCGTGCACCAGCCAGCCGGTCCACGACGCGACGTACACGACCATCGCGACGAGCACCATCCACGCGAACGCCGGGACGCCGTCGACGAGCGCCGAGCGCAGGGTCGCCCGCCGCACGCCCGCCGCCCGGCGGGCCCCCGCGCTCCAGGCCCAGACCAGGATGCCGAAGGCGGCCAGGGGGTACGCCGCGGTCCACTTGGTGCCGAGCGCCAGGCCGAAGCAGACCCCGGCCCCGAGCAGCCAGGGCCGCCACAGCAGCCCGCGGACCGGGCCCCAGCCGCTGGCGACCGGGTCGGGGGCGAGCGCGGCCAGCCGGGCGCGGTACCAGTCCCGGTCGGCGACCACGCACGCGACGGCGCAGAGGGTGAAGAAGGCCAGGAAGATGTCGAGGAGCGCGAGCCGGGAGAGCACGAAGTGCAGCCCGTCCAGGCTCAGCAGCAGCCCGGCGGTCAGCCCGAGCACCGTGGAGCCGGTCATCCGCCGGACGAGCCGCACCATCACCAGCACCATCAGCGCGCCGACGACGGCGGAGGCGACCCGCCAGCCGAACGGGTCCATGCCGAAGAGCCGCTCGCCGAGCCCGATCAGCCACTTGCCCACCTCGGGGTGGACGATCATCGAGGGCTCGGACTCCCACAGGCCCTCGGTGGTCCCGGCGAGGATCTGCTCGTTGGCGTCGTCGACGTAGTCGCGGACGTAGCCGTGGTTGGCCAGCGACCAGGCGTCCTTGGCGTAGTACGTCTCGTCGAACTCGAACTCGCGCGGCTCGCCGAGGTTCCACAGCCGCAGGGCCAGCGCGACCAGCGCGAGCGCGATCGCCGCGGTCCACGAGACCACCGGGTCCTCGACCCGCGCCCGGACCGTCCTCGCCGCCGCCACGGGGCAGGACTCTACGGGGGAGGACACGACCGTCGGGGCGCTGACGGGCGGCTGCCATGATCGGCCCATGACCGGCGTCCTCGTCCTCGCCGCCACCCCCATCGGGCGGGTGGCCGACGCGCCGCCCCGGCTGGCCGAGGAGCTCGCGGGCGCCGACGTCGTCGCCGCCGAGGACACCCGGCGGCTCAAGCGGCTCACCTCCGACCTCGGCGTCACCGTCGGCGGCCGGGTGGTGTCGTACTTCGAGGGCAACGAGTCCGCCCGCACGCCGGTCCTGCTCGAGGCGCTGCTGAACGGCGACCGGGTGCTGCTCGTGACCGACGCCGGCATGCCGAGCGTCTCCGACCCCGGCTACCGCCTCGTCGCCGCGGCCGTCGAGCACGACGTGCACGTGACCGCCGTGCCCGGGCCCTCCGCGGTGCTGACCGCGCTGGCGGTCTCCGGGCTGCCGGTCGACCGGTTCTGCTTCGAGGGCTTCCTGCCGCGCAAGGCCGGCGAGCGGGCGCGGCGGCTCGCCGGGCTCGCCGCGGAGGAGCGGACGATGGTGTTCTTCGAGGCCCCCCACCGCACGGGGCCGGCGCTGGCCGCGATGGCCGAGGCGTTCGGCGAGGACCGGCCCGCCGCGGTGTGCCGCGAGCTGACCAAGACCCACGAGGAGGTACGCCGCGGCCCGCTCGCCGACCTCGTCGCGTGGGCGGCCGAGGGCGTGCGGGGCGAGGTGACCGTCGTCGTGCAGGGCGCGTCGCCGGTCGCCGAGGTGGGCACCGACCCGGCGAGCCTGCGGGCGGCCGTCGCCGAGCGCGAGGCCGCCGGCACCAGCCGCAAGGAGGCCATCGTCGAGGTGGCCCGCCTGGCCGGGGTGCCGAAGCGGGAGGTCTACGACCTGGTCCACCGGGGAGAGGGATGAGCATGAGCGCACGACTGGAGCGGTTCCACCACGAGGGCCTGACCTTCGACGTCCACGACAGCGGCCCGGAGGACGGCGACCCCGTCGTCCTGCTGCACGGCTTCCCCGAGCGCGCGACGTCGTGGCGGCACGTCGAGCCGCTGCTGCACGCGGCCGGCCTGCGGACCTACGCGCTGGACCAGCGCGGCTACTCCCCGGGCGCCCGGCCCGAGGGACGCAGGCACTACCGCACCGAGCTGCTCGCCGGCGACGTCGAGGCGCTGGTGCGCACGATCGGCCGCCCGGTGCACCTGGTCGGCCACGACTGGGGGGCGATCGTCGCCTGGACCGTCGCCGGTCTTCACCCCGACCTCATCCGGACGCTGACCGCCGTCTCGGTCCCGCACCCCGCGGCGTTCCGTCGCTCGATGACCTCCTCGCCGCAGGCCCTGCGGTCCTGGTACATCGGGCTCTTCCAGGTGCCGCGCCTGCCCGAGCTGCTGCTGGGCCTCTCCGGCGGGCGCTTCCTGGAGCGGGCGATGATCGCGACCGGCATGTCGCGCGAGGACGTCTCGCGGGTCCAGGAGGAGGTCGTGGCGACCGGGGCGCTGCCGCACGCGCTCGGCTACTACCGGGCGCTCCCGCTCTCGGACCGCTCGGTCCTCGGCCGCACCGTCCGGGTCCCTACGACGCTGGTGTGGAGCAGCGGCGACACCGCGCTGGACCGCCGCGGCGCCGAGCTGACCGGCGAGCACGTCGACGCGCCGTACGAGCTGGTCGTGCTCGAGGGGGTCAGCCACTGGATCCCGACGCACGCGCCCGAGGCGCTGGCCGAGGCGGTCCTCGAGCGGGTGGCCGGCACGTGAGCGGGCGGCCCTCGGACCGCCCGCCCGTCCCCGACCCGCTCCCGGCGCCTGTCGTCGACAACCACTGCCACCTCGACATCACCCGGGGCGAGGCCCCGGACGGCCCGGGCGCGCAGGTCGACGTGGCCCCCGCGATCGCCGCCGCCGCGGCGGTCGGCGTGCCCCGGATCGTCCAGATCGGCTGCGACCTGCCCGGCGCCCGGTGGGCGGTCGAGGCGGCGGCGACGTACGACGCGCTCGTCGCCGGGGTCGCGCTGCACCCCAACGAGGCGCCGCGGCTGGTGGCGCAGGGCACCGACCTCGACACCGCGATGGCCGAGATCGAGGCGTTGGCCGGTGCTCACCCGAAGGTGCGGGCGGTGGGGGAGACCGGTCTCGACCACTTCCGGACCGGCGAGGAGGGGCGCGCGGTGCAGGTGGAGTCGTTCCGCCGGCACATCGACCTGGCCAAGCGGCTGGACAAGACCCTCGTCATCCACGACCGCGACGCCCACGAGGACGTGCTGCGCGTCCTCGACGAGGAGGGCGCGCCCGAGCGCTGGGTGATGCACTGCTTCTCCGGCGACGCCGCCTTCGCGCGCGCCTGCCTGGACCGCGGGGCCTACCTCTCCTTCGCGGGCACCGTGACGTTCAGGAACGCCCAGCCGCTGCGCGACGCGCTGGTCGTGACCCCGCGCGACCGGGTGCTCGTGGAGACCGACGCGCCGTACCTCACCCCGCACCCGCACCGCGGCCAGGTGAACGCCTCCTACCTCGTCCCGCTCACCGTCAGAGCGATGGCGGAGGTCCGCGGGGACGACCTCGAGGACCTCTGCGTGGCCATCGACGCCTCGACCGAGGAGGCCTTCGGAGGGCCCTGGTGACCCGGTCGGGCCGCCCCTGAGAGCCCTGATCAATGCACTGAGAGCCTGCCCACAACGGTGGACGAGGGTTTGCGATCGTCTCTCCGGCCTGTTGTGCTGGAGCACTGATGGCCGGGATCGGGACGATCACGCCAGTGCGCGAGGCGCGGACGACCATGGGTGGGGAAGCCCTCGGACGCAGTCGACTCGGGCCTGTCGCGAGCCGCTGGAAGGCGCTCGCGCGGGACGCACGGCAACCCGAGACCCGGGGAGTACGACGTTCGGAGAATCGTGCGCAGCAAGATCGCACACTGGGTGGCCCGGTCCAGCCGCAGCCGCCCCGTGATGGTGGCCCTGGCCGCCGTCGTCGCCCTGGCAGTCGCCGGGACCACCCTGGGCTACTCGGCCCTCAGCAAGTCCGTGACCCTCAGCCTCGACGGTGAGTCCTCGGACGTCAGCTCGATGGCAGCGACCGTCGGCGACGTCCTGGAGGACCAGGGCGTCGAGGTCGGCGAGCGCGACGAGGTCGCGCCCAGCCTCGACGAGGAGGTCAGCGACGGGATGGAGATCTCGGTCCGCTTCGCCCGGCCGGTCGAGCTGACCGTCGACGGCGACACCTCCACCCACTGGGTCACCGCCACCGAGGTGTCCGGTGCCCTCGGCCAGATCGGCCGCAGCTTCGACGGCGCCGACCTGTCGGCCAGCCGTGGCGGGTCGATCGACCGCGAGGGCCTGGC
This window harbors:
- the rsmI gene encoding 16S rRNA (cytidine(1402)-2'-O)-methyltransferase; this translates as MTGVLVLAATPIGRVADAPPRLAEELAGADVVAAEDTRRLKRLTSDLGVTVGGRVVSYFEGNESARTPVLLEALLNGDRVLLVTDAGMPSVSDPGYRLVAAAVEHDVHVTAVPGPSAVLTALAVSGLPVDRFCFEGFLPRKAGERARRLAGLAAEERTMVFFEAPHRTGPALAAMAEAFGEDRPAAVCRELTKTHEEVRRGPLADLVAWAAEGVRGEVTVVVQGASPVAEVGTDPASLRAAVAEREAAGTSRKEAIVEVARLAGVPKREVYDLVHRGEG
- a CDS encoding TatD family hydrolase, whose protein sequence is MSGRPSDRPPVPDPLPAPVVDNHCHLDITRGEAPDGPGAQVDVAPAIAAAAAVGVPRIVQIGCDLPGARWAVEAAATYDALVAGVALHPNEAPRLVAQGTDLDTAMAEIEALAGAHPKVRAVGETGLDHFRTGEEGRAVQVESFRRHIDLAKRLDKTLVIHDRDAHEDVLRVLDEEGAPERWVMHCFSGDAAFARACLDRGAYLSFAGTVTFRNAQPLRDALVVTPRDRVLVETDAPYLTPHPHRGQVNASYLVPLTVRAMAEVRGDDLEDLCVAIDASTEEAFGGPW
- a CDS encoding alpha/beta fold hydrolase; the protein is MSARLERFHHEGLTFDVHDSGPEDGDPVVLLHGFPERATSWRHVEPLLHAAGLRTYALDQRGYSPGARPEGRRHYRTELLAGDVEALVRTIGRPVHLVGHDWGAIVAWTVAGLHPDLIRTLTAVSVPHPAAFRRSMTSSPQALRSWYIGLFQVPRLPELLLGLSGGRFLERAMIATGMSREDVSRVQEEVVATGALPHALGYYRALPLSDRSVLGRTVRVPTTLVWSSGDTALDRRGAELTGEHVDAPYELVVLEGVSHWIPTHAPEALAEAVLERVAGT